From the genome of Gemella haemolysans ATCC 10379:
TATAGCCATGATTAAGCTCGAAGTCTCTATATGTTTTGTTCCTTATTCCTGTATATCCCTTTCTATCGACAGGAAATTCTATAATTTTTTTATTATTCATGTCTGCCCCCTCCTTTTTTTCTTGAGTAAATCTATAAAATTTACAGAGATTTTAATAATCAGCTTTTGTATTAAAATTTTTATAAAATTCACCCTTCCTTCAACTTTATTCTACACTATATTTTAATATAATACAAACTTAACAATCAGCAGATTGATAAATAAGAAGAATAAAAAATAATTTATAATAGTTAACATAAATAAAAAAACTTATCTCATACTTAATAAGATAAGATTCTTTATAACCTTTCTTAAGATAAAACAAGGGAAGTAGCTAGCCATTTTAACTCAAAACGCACATACCTCACTTGCATGTGAATATTAAATATTAATATAAAAAGCCAATTGAAGAACCAGTTCAATTGGCTTTCGTGATGAAATTTGATAGACATTTCCCATTCACTTTCCTATATTTTACCGTATACCTTTTCTTATTGTCAATTAATTCGAAGAGTTAGACACTTATTTCCCTTCTTGTTAACATAAACTTAAGAATATAACTTTCATTATAATTATAAACAGAAAACCTTTTCTTGCATTATTTCTGGTGCTATAATAAAGGTAGGCTACTTGCCCGGAAGGGAGGTGTTGGTATGAATACTAGTATTTTGCAAATTCTTGTTAATATATTATCCGGAGTCATTCTTCTGATAATTGAATATTATTTCCTAAAAGATAACAACAAGAAAAAGTAGCCATTTTAGGACACGACGCATACTCGTCACTTTGTATGTGAATATTAAATATTAATATAAAAAGCCAATTGAAATAGCAGTTCAATTGGCTTTCGTGTTGGAATGTACTAGTATCTTGCATTCACTTTATTACATATTAACATACCTAAGCTCTATTGTCAATTAATTCGAAAGGCTCCTCCGTTACTCTATCAACTCTTATTACTGCCCATTTTTAGCGTAATTAGCTTCTACTGCTTCTTTTTGTTCTTTCCACCAAGATTCGTTTTCTTCATACCAACGAATAGTATCAGCTAGCCCTTGACGGAAGTTTGTGAACTGTGGTTTCCATCCTAATTCTTCGCGTAATTTTGATGCATCTATCGCATAACGTAGGTCATGTCCCGCACGATCATTTACATGTTCATATGCATTCTTATCTTTCCCCATTAGCTCAAGAATTAACTCAATAACAGTTTTATTGTCCTCTTCTCCATCAGCACCTATTAGGTAAGTTTCTCCTATTCTACCTTTCGTTAAGATAGTCCAAACCGCTGATGAATGATCCTCTGTATGAATCCAGTCCCTTACATTCTTACCTTCACCGTATAGTTTTGGTGTTATTCCTGATAATATATTAGTTATCTGTCTTGGGATAAATTTCTCAATATGTTGATATGGTCCGTAGTTATTTGAACAGTTTGATATAGTCGCCTTAAGTCCAAAAGAACGTACCCACGCTTTTACTAGTAGATCTGATCCTGCTTTTGTTGATGAATATGGGCTTGATGGATTATAAGGTGTTTCGGCTGTAAATTTCTCTCCAACTCCTTCACCTTTTCCTGGTAAATCTTCACGCAATGGAAGATCTCCGTATACCTCATCTGTAGATACATGGTGATATCTAACATCATACTTACGACACGCTTCGATTAAAGCATATGTTCCAATAATATTCGTATGTAAAAATGGATATGGATCTTTTAGGGAATTATCATTATGAGATTCAGCTGCATAATGAACTACTGCATCAGTCTTACTAACAAGTTTATCTACCAATTCCGCATCTGCGATATCTCCAACAACTAACTCAAATCTATCTTCTGGAAGTCCAGCAAGATTCTCCCTATTTCCCGCATAAGTCAATTTATCCAGAACAGTCACATGGATATCTGGATGGTTATTTATAATATAATGTACAAAGTTAGAGCCGATAAATCCAGCCCCACCCGTTACTATAATATTCTTCATCTTTTTTACCTTTTAAAAAATATTTAACACAAGATTACTGCTATTTTCTAAAGCAATCTATTCTTCTTTTACCCTTCCCCATACTCAAAATCATTGCTCTTTTCAAATTCTTTGAATGTAGGAAGGTTTCTATCCTTATCTGAAATAATCGCTTTTGATAAATCAATCTGCCAATCAATTCCAAGAGCTTTATCATCGAATGCAATTCCTGCATCTGCTTCTGCATTATAATAATTATCACACTTATACATAAAGTTAACATTAGGCGTTAATGTCGCAAAACCGTGAGCAAAACCTCTAGGAACTAGAAGTTGCCTTCTGTTATGTTCTGAAAGAATAAAGCTCCCCCACTGACCATATGTAGGGCTCCCTTTTCGAAGATCCACAACCACATCTAGTACCTCACCAGTTACTACACGAATAAGCTTCGTTTGTGCTGCATTTCCTCTTTGGAAATGTAATCCACGAACGACACCAGCTTCAACAGATAATGAATGATTGTCTTGAACAAAGTTAAAATCTATACCTAGTTTTTTATACTTTTCTTCAGAATAACTCTCCATAAAGAAACCACGTTCATCTTCAAAAACATCTGGCTCTATTATTTTCACATCTTTTAATTTTGCATCAAAAACCTTCATCCCAAACTGCTCCTATCTCATGATTAGACAAATTCTTTTCACTCTTAATTATACTGTATTTAGTGGTTTATTTCTAATGGAAATAATAACTAAATAGCAAAAAATAATTAATAAATATTGAAATATACGCTAATGAAAGACAACATATTTATACCACACACATAATATATATTATAAACCAAATTATATATTACCGATTTACATAAATAATAAATTAATATATAGGAGTAGTGCTTTGAAATTTAACTACTATTGTAAAAACTATGAAAGAGTATATTATTTATCTGTTTCAACAGGATTTTATATATATTCCAAAGTAATATCAAAAGATTAGACAAAAAAATATTCTGTATGATATAATTAAAACCTAAAGTACAAGGAGGTGAAAACATGGAAATCATCGGATATTTAATATCCTTAATCTTACTTTATGGTTTAATATATAGTACCTTAAGATTATCTAATTTTATAACAGATTATTTGACTAATAAATACTATAAAAATTCAGTTCAAAACACATCTTTAAATAAACAAAAGATAACTCTAAAGTCTATAGAACAATCTAAGAACTACTATAATTTCCTTATATCATTTACAATTAAAAACTTAATTCAAAATAATGTAAATCATTCAAACATAGTTGAATTATTCAAACTACTTAGAATCTCATCACTCTCTTCATCATTTAGTACAGTATTGAATAAATATACAATCAGTGATTTAAATATACTAAAATATAAACTAAAAGAAGATTTGAAAAATAATAAGCCCCTATTTGAAAATAAACTA
Proteins encoded in this window:
- the rfbB gene encoding dTDP-glucose 4,6-dehydratase: MKNIIVTGGAGFIGSNFVHYIINNHPDIHVTVLDKLTYAGNRENLAGLPEDRFELVVGDIADAELVDKLVSKTDAVVHYAAESHNDNSLKDPYPFLHTNIIGTYALIEACRKYDVRYHHVSTDEVYGDLPLREDLPGKGEGVGEKFTAETPYNPSSPYSSTKAGSDLLVKAWVRSFGLKATISNCSNNYGPYQHIEKFIPRQITNILSGITPKLYGEGKNVRDWIHTEDHSSAVWTILTKGRIGETYLIGADGEEDNKTVIELILELMGKDKNAYEHVNDRAGHDLRYAIDASKLREELGWKPQFTNFRQGLADTIRWYEENESWWKEQKEAVEANYAKNGQ
- the rfbC gene encoding dTDP-4-dehydrorhamnose 3,5-epimerase gives rise to the protein MKVFDAKLKDVKIIEPDVFEDERGFFMESYSEEKYKKLGIDFNFVQDNHSLSVEAGVVRGLHFQRGNAAQTKLIRVVTGEVLDVVVDLRKGSPTYGQWGSFILSEHNRRQLLVPRGFAHGFATLTPNVNFMYKCDNYYNAEADAGIAFDDKALGIDWQIDLSKAIISDKDRNLPTFKEFEKSNDFEYGEG